In Tsukamurella tyrosinosolvens, the genomic window GGCGCTTTCACGCACCTCCCGGTGGCCCTGCCGTCGCCGCGAACCGCACGGGCGACCCGAGCGGCAGTTGCGCCAGCAGGTCCAGGTGGTGCTCCGCGACGACGGCGAGCACGGGATACCCGCCCGTCGTCGGGTGATCGACGACGAAGACGACCGGCTCCCCGGACGGTGGGATCTGGATCGCGCCGGGCACCAGCGCCTGGCTCTGCACCTCACCGTCGGCGCGCGCGAGCGGCTGACCCGCGAGCCGCACGCCGACGCGGTCGCTGTTCGGCGTCACCTCCCACTGTTCGTCGAGCAGGTGCGCCCAGGCGCCGTCGGGGAAGACCTCCGCGTCGGGCCCGGGCAGCACGTCGAGCACCGTCGGAGAGCTCCCGTCCGGCACTGCGGCGACGGCCTCGGGCTCGGCGACGACGGTCCGCGGCGCGCGCCCGACGGGCAGGACGTCACCGGCGGCGATCGGGGCGGGTCCGAGGTGGGCGAGGGTGTCGGTACTGCGGCTGCCCAGCACGGGCGGCACGTCGATCCCGCCGCGCACCGCGATCACGACGCGCAGGCCCGCGGTCGCCGGGCCGATCTCGAGGAGGTCGCCGTCGTCGAGGGCGAACGGGCGCCCCCGCTCGACGGTGCGCCAGCGCCCGTCCGGCGACTCCACGACGAGGGGCGCGTCGGCGCCGGTCACGGCGAGCACCTGCGCCCCCGCCGCCACGAGCTCCATTCCGCCCCCGGCGTTCTCGATGCCGGCGACGCCGGCATCGTTGCCGACGAGCCGGTTGGCCTGGCGCAACGCACCGCGGTCGGCGGCGCCGGACCGGGTGACGCCGATCGCCGCGCGGCCGGGTCGGCCGAGGTCCTCGACGAGGCTCTGCAAGCCCGTCTCCCGCACGAGGAGGCCGCGCTCCGGGCGCGCGGTCGCTCCGCTCGGCGGCGGGGCGGTCGGCACGGCGAGGCGCTCGCGGACGGCGGTGAACCGCACCCGCGTGCCGGGCACGAGCAGCGCGGGCGGGTCGCGGTCGAGCGACCAGAGTTCGGCGTCCGTGCGGCCGATGAGCTGCCACCCGCCCGGCGAGGTGCGCGGGTAGACCGCGCTGCACTCCCCCGCGAGCCCGACGGCCCCGGCGGGGACCCGGACGCGCGGCGATGCCCGCCGCGCGATCTCGGGCCCGGCGTCGGCCGACCGGAGGTACGCGAATCCGGGGGCGAACCCGAGGAAGCCCACGTGCCACGCGCGGTCGGTGTGCATCCGCACGACGCCGGCCTCGTCGGTGCCGAGTTGCTCGGCGACGGCGCGCAGGTCCTCACCGTCGTAGACGACGCCGATCTCGACGAGCGGGCCGTCGGCGGCGACCGGTTCCGGCGGCGCCATCGCCCCGAGCACGCGTTCGGCTTCTGTGGCGGAATCGGCCCCGTCGAACAGGACGGTGACGGACTCGCCCCCGGCGACGAGCTCCCGCTGGCCCGGCAAGGGCTCGGCCGCCAGGTGGCCCCGGAGCGCCTCGACGGTGCCGGGGTCCACCCGGACCCGGACGGCGCGAGCGCCGAGGCGGCGGACGTCAGTGGGGAACATCGACACCGTCCGGGGCGTCGGCGAGCAGCTCCAGCTCCTCCTCGGGGGCCGGGTCGCGGCCGATGACCATGCCGGCGACGGTCGCGACGGCGGCGACGGCGACGTACGCCGCGATGATCACCCAGGAGTCGGTCCAGCGGAAGAGCACGGTGAAGATGAGCGGCGCCATGCCGCCGCCCACGACACCGGCGAAGGTGTACGCCAGCGAGCTGCCTGCGTAGCGCAGGCGGGCGGGGAACTGCTCGGTGATGAAGGCCGCCTGCGGTCCGTACATGAGGGCGTGCAGCGACATGCCGACGACCACGCCGACGGTCAGCAGCACCCGGCTGCCGGACTGGATCATGAGGAACAGCACGGGGACCCACGCGGCGGTGAGCGCCGCGCCGATGCCGTAGACCAGGCGCCGGTTGAAGCGGTCCGTGAGCGAGCCCGCCAGCGGCATGACGAAGACCTGCACCGCGGATCCGGTCAGCACCGCCGTCAGCACGTGGCTCGTCGGGAAGTCCAGTTCCTTGGTGGCGTAGCTGGCGAGGAAGACGGTGAGCAGCGAGTACAGGACGTCGGGGCAGATGCGCGAGAGCGCGGCGGCGAGCAGCGCGCGCGGGTGCCCGCGGAGCACCTCCGAGATCGGAGCTTTGGGCTGCTCCGCGCGCTCGGCGATGGCCTGGAATACGGGGGTCTCCTCCAGTCGCAGGCGGATGAGGAGACCGAAGACCACGAGGACGGCCGAGAGCAGGAAACCGATGCGCCAGCCCCAGTCGCGGAAGGCGTCCTCGGTGAGCAGCGCTGCGACGAGCGCGAGCACGCCGTTCGCCATGAGATTGCCGACCGGCACGCCGATCTGCGCCGCGGACGCCCAGAATCCGCGCTTACGCGGATCGCCGAACTCGCTGGAGAGCAGCACCGCGCCGCCCCACTCGCCGCCGACGCCGACGCCCTGCGCGAAGCGCAGCAACACGAGGATCGTCGGCGCGATCACGCCGATCGTGCCGTAGCTCGGGAGCACGCCGATGAGCACCGTGGCGACGCCGATGAGCAGGAGCGTCGCGACGAGGACGTTCTTGCGGCCGATGCGGTCGCCGAGGCGGCCGAAGACGACGCCGCCGATCGGGCGCGCGAAGTAGCCGACGGCGAACGTCGAGAAGGACAGCAGGAGCCCGATGAACGGGTCCTCCGCGGGGAAGAAGACGTGCGGGAAGACGAGCGCGGAGGCGACGGAGTACAGGGCGAAGTCGTAGTACTCGAGGGAGGTACCGGTGAGGCTGGCGATGTACGCCTTGACGGCGCCCTTCTGGGCGGCACTGGGCTCCGGCGAAGTGGTGGACATGGGTGGGTCTCTTCTCGGTCGAGCGATCGGGCTCTGATGTGATCCACACCATAAACGATTGTTGAACAATCTGTCACTAGTCGGGGGTCGATTTGTTGAACAAAAATCCGCTTCGCTCCGTAGGATCGTCCGCGTGAGCACCGGACGGCAACGCGGCCACGCCGCGACGGAGGCGACCGACGACCTGCGGCGCGCCATCGTCGAGGGTGCACTGCGGCCGGGCGACCCGCTGCGCGAGGAGCGCCTGGCGGCGGAGCTCGGGGTCTCTCGGAACACCCTCCGCGAGGCCATGCGCACCCTGGCCCACGAGGGCCTGATCGTCCACGAGGCCAACCGCGGCGCCCGGGTCACCGCGCCCACCCGGGCGTCAGTGCGGGACATCTACCTGGTCCGGCGCACCGTCGAGCCGCCCGCGCTGCGCGCCGCGGGGCCCGAGCACCCCGGGACCGTCCGGATGCGCGACGCCGTCGCCACGGCGCAGGCTGCGGCGCGGCGCGGCGACTGGCAGGCGGTGGGCACCGCCGACCTGGAGTTCCACCGCGCGATCGTCGGGCTCAGCGACAGCCCCCGGCTCGACGCCGTCCTCGACTCGATCCTCGCCGAGTTGCGCCTCGCCTTCGGCGCGATCGCGGACCCCGAGTTCCTGCACGCGCCGTTCCTCGACGACAACGTGACGATCCTCGAGACCTTCCTCGGCGGCCGCGGCGACGAGGCGGCGACGCTGCTCGAGGAGTACCTCCTCCGCTCGGAGGAGACGCTGTTCGGCGCACAGCCGGTCTCGAAGATCACATCGTGAGGAGCGGCCCCTTCGAGGGTTCCACCCGTAGAATAAGTTCCATGTTCGAAGGACTTTTGGCGCTCGGGATCCGCAACGGAACGATCGTCCGCGTCTCCCTCCCCGGCGGCGCGGTCGAGACCGTGTACACCGACGAGGCCGGGGCCTCGCCCGACGGCGTCCTCGTGGAGGACGGGCGGATCTTCTGGACCACGATGGGGCGTCCCGTCCGCGATCCGGAGCGCACCGGCGAGGCGGGCCTGGACTACTCGGCCCGCACGGGCGGCGTGCATTCGATCCGGACCGACGGCACCGACCGGCGCGACCTCGTGGCACCGGGCGCGATGACCACCGGGAAGCAGCTCGCGTCCGACGGTGCCGGCCGCCTCTACTGGGGCGATCGCGAGGGCTGTCGGGTGAGTTCCGTCCGGACCGACGGCACCGGCCTGCACGACCTCGTCGTCAACTCCCCCGAGCCCGACCGCCTCGCCGAGTGCGTCGGCGTCGCGGTCGACCCCGCGCGCCGCTACCTGTACTGGACGCAGAAGGGACCCGCGAAGGGCGGCCGCGGACGGATCCTCCGCGCCGGCCTCGACCTCCCGCCCGGGGCGACACCGGAGGACCGCGACGACATCGAGACGCTGTGGGACGGACTGCCCGAGCCGATCGACCTGGAGATCGTGGGCGACACCCTCTACTGGACCGACCGGGGCGCCGCCCCCGACGGGAACTCGCTCAACCGGGCTCCGCTCCCGGCGGCCGGCGGCCGTGGGGGCGCGCCCGAGATCCTGGCGCGCGGCTTCGACGAGGCGATCGGCCTGGCCGTCGACGCCACCGCGGGACTCGCCTACGTCTCCGACCTCGGTGGACGTATCTGGCGCGCGCCGCTCGACGGCCGCGCCCCGGAGATCCTCGTCGACCTCGGCACGCTCGTATCCGGCATCGTCGGCCTCCCCGCCACCGACCCGCACTGAGAACGGAGTCGCCATGCCCCTCCCCTTCACGTTCGACGACGTCCGCCGCCGTCCGGTCGCCGTGGTCGGCGCCGGCACCCTCGGCCGCCGGATCGCGCTGATGTTCGCGACCCGCGGCGGCGACGTCCGCGTCCACGACCCGAATCCCGACCAGGCGCGCGCCGCAGTGGACTACGTGGCCGACACGCTGCCCGAGATCCTCGCCCGGCGCGGGTCGGGTGAGGCGGGGCGGGCCATCGCGGCCGACGACCTCGCCGCCGCGCTCGACGGTGCCTGGCTCGTCGTCGAGGCGGTGCCGGAGCGGCTCGACATCAAGATCCCGCTGTGGGGCGAGATCGCCCGCGCCGCACCGTTCGACGCGATCCTCACGACGAATTCCTCGTCGTACGCCTCGCGGCTGATGAGCGAGAACATCCGCGACCGGACCCGCTTCTGCAACCTGCACTTCTACATGCCTCCGGCCGCCAACGCGGCCGACGTGATGTCCGACGGCGAGACGGCCCGCGAGGTCATCGACACCCTGCTCACCGTGCTGCCCGAGTTCGATGTGCACCCGTTCGAGGCCCGCCGCGAGAGCACGGGCTTCATCTTCAACCGCGTGTGGGCGGCGATCAAGCGCGAGTCGCTGGCCGTCGTCGCGGAGGGCGTCGCGCGGCCGGAGGACGTGGACGGCATGTTCCGGCTCAACTGGCACATGCCCGCGGGGCCGTTCCAGATGATGGACCGTGTCGGCCTGGACGTCGTGCTCGACATCGAGGACCACTACGCCGCCGAGAACCCGCACCTGCCCGAGGGGCCGCGGCGCCTGCTCCACGAGTACGTCGACGCCGGCAGGCTCGGTGTGAAGACCGGCGAGGGCTTCTACCGCTACCCGCCCGCTAGCGCTCCGTGACCAGTTTCGCGCCGAAGCCGATGAGCGCGACCCCGGCGACGCCGTCCAGCATCCGGCGGGTGCGCGGGGTCCGCATCCACCGGGTGACGGTGCCCGCGGCCGCGATCAGGACGCCGCAGTAGACCGCCGTCAGCGCGATGTAGACACCGCCGAGGGCCAGCGTCGTCCAGGTCACCGAGTAGCCGCTGGGCACGAAGCCGGGGAGCAGGCTGACGAACAACACGCCGATCTTCGGGTTCAGCATGTCGGTGAGGAAGCCCGCGGTGAACCCGCCGGTGCGCCACGAGGACTCGACCGGCGGCGCGGGCTCCTCCCCCAGGGCCGAGCCGCGCACCACGGCGCGCAGCGACTGGACGCCCATGGAGATCAGGTAGGCGGCGCCGAGCACCTTGAGCGCGGTGTACCCGTACTCGCTGGCCTTGAGCATCGCCGAGATGCCGAGGACGGCCGCGACGACCCACACCACGAGGCCGCTGAGCACACCGAGACTCGTGCGCAGGCCGGCGCCCCGGCCGCCCTGCACCACGCCGCGGACGACGACGAGGGTGTCGGGGCCGGGCAGCACGACGAGGAGCGTGGAGGCGGCGGCGAACGAGAGCAGGGCGACGAGCATTCGATGATCTAAGCAGGCGCCGCGGGTTACGCGGAAGTCACCTGCGGGGCGTCACACCGCGGTCGTGGCTGTCTCGCTCGGCGACTCCCCGAAGCGCGCCCGATAGTCGACGGCGAACCTGCCGAGGTGGGTGAGCCCCACGCTGAGCGCGACGTCGGTGACGGTACGGCCCGGATGCATCGCGTCGAGCAGCCGGGCGCGCGCCGCGAGCAGCCGCCGCTCCTTGACCACCGCGGTCGGCGTCGATTCGAGCTCGGAGCGGCACGCCTCACGGAGGGCCCGAACGCTGACCCGCAGGCGCTCCGCGAGCCATCCCGGCCCGAGCGGGTCGGCGAGGTGGTCGTCGATGAGCGTGACCATCCGCGAGCCGAGCGTGGCCGCCCCGTCCGCCGCCGCCGCCAACGCGGCACTGTAGTTGTGGGGCTGCACGTCGAGCAGCTGGTTGACGACCCCGCGGGCCAGGTACTCGGAGCAGTCCGCACCGCCGACGGAGGACGCACCGCGGAGCGCCTCGTCGCCGAGGAACCGGACCATCCGGACCCAGGAGGCCACGTCCGGCCGACGCAGGTCCATGCCGACGTCGAACCGCAGGGGCGTGGTGATCTCGCGGCCGAGGCGCCGCATGAGCTCCCGGTCGACGGTGCTGCGCCGCAGCCGCACGCACAGCTGCGGATTGCCGCGCTGCCAGGTCATCGACGTCGGCGATGTCGGCGACAGGACGGTGGCCAGGTGCGGCGAGGACTGGACGCGCGTCGCGCCGTGTTCCACGACCGCCCGGCCCGCGAGAGGGATCTGCACCAGGTAGAAGGTGGCCAGCGGGCCGGGCCGGATCTGGACCGGCTCGCCGTAGTCGAGGTGCACGAGGCCCATCGAGCCGACGGTGTCGATGCGCAGCCTCATGTCGATGGCGTGGGCGCGCCCCACCGGGTCGAGCCGGTGGTCGCAGAAGAAGTCGGCAACCCGCGCCCGGGCGAGGTCGACGTCCCGCGTCCGGAGGACCGTCGGTGCGGTCACGTGCACCTCCCTGTGGCGTGGATCACTCCCCCATCATGTGCTGCATTCCTGCCTGTCGTCAAGCAGGCGCGATACCGCGATCTGGATAGCGCCCGCGTCGGAGCGGATAGCAGCGCTATGACCTGCATCACTACCGTCCCGATCGACCGGCGCCTCCGCGGCGCCACGGAACCGACGCGAGGTGGAGGCATGACGGGAAATCTGGACGGGCGTACAGCGATCGTGACGGGTGGAGCGACCCTGGTGGGGCACGGCGTGGTGGAGGCGCTGCACGCGGAGGGCGCCACGGTGATCGTCGCCGACATCGACGCCGACGGTGCCCATGCGATCGCCGACCGGCTCGGCGACCGCGTGACCGCACGGACCACCGACATCACCGACGATGCGCAGGTCGCGGACCTGGTCGCCGGAGCCGTCCGCGAGCACGGCGGGCTCGACATCGTCGTGAACCTCGCCTGCACGTACCTCGACGACGGTGCCGACACCGCCCGCGCCGACTGGCTCACGGCCTTCGATGTCAACGTCGCGAGCGCCGTGCGCGTGGCGGCGGCGGCGCGGCCCGCGCTCGCCGCGAGCGGCCACGGCTCCGTCGTGAACTTCACGTCGATCTCGAGTTCGGTGGCGCAGACCGGCCGCTGGGTCTACCCCGCCTGCAAGGCGGCGCTGGTCCAGATCACCCGGTCGATGGCCATGGATTATGCCGCCGAGCGGATCCGCGTGAACTCGGTCAGCCCCGGCTGGGTCTGGTCGAAGATCATGGACACCGTCTCCGAACACGACCGCGCGCACACCGACGGCGTCGCCGCTCCCTTCCACCTCACCGGCCGCGTCGCGGACCCGATCGAGGTCGGCCGCGTGGTCGCCTTCCTGTGCTCCGACGCCGCGTCCGTGGTGACCGGCGCCGATTGGGCCGCCGACGGCGGCTACTCCGCGATGGGGCCCGAGCAGGCCGCCCCCGCGATCCCCCTGTTGGCCCCCGCGGGCACCGAGTAGGAGAAGAACAGCCATGCGTATCGCCGTGATCGGAGCCGGCTTCGCCGGAGTCTCCGCAGCCAAGGTCCTCACCCAGTTCGGCCACGACGTCACCGTCTACGAGAAGGCCCCCGACATCGGCGGCGTCTGGAGCGCGTCCCGCCGCTACCCCGGCCTGCGCACGCAGAACAACAAGGGCACCTACTGCCTGTCCGACCTCCCGATGCCGCGGCACTACCCGCAGTGGCTCGAGGGAGCGCAGGTCCAGGAGTACCTCGACGCGTACGTCGACCGGTTCGGGCTGCGCGACCGGTTCCGGGTCTCCACCACCGTCATCTCCGCCACCCTGTCCGAGCCCGACGGTGCGCCGTCGGGCGACGTGACGGCGGATCCGGCGCTGCGACCGGTGATCTGGTCGGTGACCGCCGAGGGCCCGGAGGGCGTGAGCACCGAGGACTACGACTACCTCGTCGGCGCCAACGGCATCTTCTCGGCACCGTCGATCCCCGCGTGGCCGGGCCGGGACGCCTTCGAGGCCGCGGGCGGCCGGGTCTGCGCCCCCGGCGACGTGCACGCGCTCGACGAGGTCACCGGCCGCGACGTGCTCGTCGTCGGCTACGGCAAGTCGGCCTGCGACGTCGCCTCCGCCATCGCGCCCGTCACCGCCAGCGCCACGGTCATCGCGCGGAAGCTGCTGTGGAAGATGCCGCGCCACCTCGGCGGCGCCGTCAACTACAAGTTCCTCATGCTCACCCGCCTCGGCGAGGCGCTGTTCGAGTACCAGCGCCTGCGGGGCGTCGAGGCCTTCCTCCACGGCGCCGGCAAGCCCGTCCGCAACAGCATGCTCGCGAGCCTGCAGGCGGTCGCGACGAAGCAACTCAAACTCAAGCAGCACGGGCTGGTCCCGGACGGCGACTTCGAGAGGATCGCGCGCAGCACCGTGAGCCTCGTCAGCGAGGGCTTCTTCGAGGCGGTCCAGGACGGCTCCCTCGCGGTGCGCCGCGACACGGAGATCACCGAGCTGTTGGTCGAGGACGGCCGCCCGGCGGCGCGCCTGTCGGACGGGTCGACGGTGCCGGCCGAGGTGGTCATCGCGGCGACCGGCTGGCGGCAGGACGTGCCCTTCCTGGACGCCGACGTGCAGGCCCGGCTCACCGACGTGAACGGTGACTTCGAGCTGTACCGGTTCATCCTCCCGCACGAGGTCCCCGGCCTGGCCTTCGTCGGCTACAACTCCTCCTTCTTCTCGCCCCTGTCGGCGGAGATGGCCTCGCTCTACGTCGCGCACGTGCTCGACGGCGCCGCCGAGCTGCCGCCGGTGCCGGACCGCCGCGAGCAGGTGTCGGCGCGGCTGCACTGGATGCGCGGACGCACCGAGGGCCACCACGCCCGGGGCACCAACCTGATCCCGTTCTCGATGCACAACATCGACGAGATCATCGAGGAGATGGGCCTGCGCCTCCCCCGCCGCCAGCGGGTGCGCGAGTGGCTGCTCCCGCCGAAGCCCGCGGACTACCGGTGGGTGACGCGGCGACTGCTCGCCCGCCGCCCCCGCCCCGTCGCGCCCGCACCTCGGTCCGGAGCCGGCTCGAGGCGCGTCGCGTGACGGCCGACGTCATCGTCATCGGCTCCGGGATCAACGGCCTCGTCGCCGCGGCCGAGCTCGCGGGCTCCGGCCGGTCGGTGTGCCTCGTCGAGAAGGCCGACCGGCTCGGCGGCTTCCTCGCGAGCGACGAGCTGACCCTTCCGGGCTTCCTGCACGACACGTACTCGTCGTGGCACCCGCTGTTCGTGACGGGAGGCGCCTACGCGACGCTCGGCGAGGACCTGCACCGCCACGGGCTGGAGTATGCGAACGCGGACGACGCCGTCACCGGTTCCGTGTCCGGCGACGGCCGCGCGGTGGTCGCGCACCGGGACCCGGCGCGCACCGTCGAGCAGTTCTCCGAGCCGGACCGGGCCGCCTACCTCGCGATGCTCGACCGGATCGGCGGCGACCTCGACGTCATCGGCGGCCTCCTCGGCAACGAGACGCGCGCCCCGGGCGTGCTGGGCCACGCGGCGACGATGCTGCGCCGCGGCCTGGCCCGCACCGAGGGGTGGGTCCGCGACGCCGCCACCAGTGGGCGACGCTGGGGCCGAAGGACGTTCAAGGGCACCGAGGTGGATCAGCTCTGGGCGCCCTGGCTCTTGCACGCGGGCCTCTCCCCTGACAGCGCCTCGGGAGGGCTCATGATCCCCGTCTTCG contains:
- a CDS encoding 5-oxoprolinase/urea amidolyase family protein, with protein sequence MFPTDVRRLGARAVRVRVDPGTVEALRGHLAAEPLPGQRELVAGGESVTVLFDGADSATEAERVLGAMAPPEPVAADGPLVEIGVVYDGEDLRAVAEQLGTDEAGVVRMHTDRAWHVGFLGFAPGFAYLRSADAGPEIARRASPRVRVPAGAVGLAGECSAVYPRTSPGGWQLIGRTDAELWSLDRDPPALLVPGTRVRFTAVRERLAVPTAPPPSGATARPERGLLVRETGLQSLVEDLGRPGRAAIGVTRSGAADRGALRQANRLVGNDAGVAGIENAGGGMELVAAGAQVLAVTGADAPLVVESPDGRWRTVERGRPFALDDGDLLEIGPATAGLRVVIAVRGGIDVPPVLGSRSTDTLAHLGPAPIAAGDVLPVGRAPRTVVAEPEAVAAVPDGSSPTVLDVLPGPDAEVFPDGAWAHLLDEQWEVTPNSDRVGVRLAGQPLARADGEVQSQALVPGAIQIPPSGEPVVFVVDHPTTGGYPVLAVVAEHHLDLLAQLPLGSPVRFAATAGPPGGA
- a CDS encoding MFS transporter gives rise to the protein MSTTSPEPSAAQKGAVKAYIASLTGTSLEYYDFALYSVASALVFPHVFFPAEDPFIGLLLSFSTFAVGYFARPIGGVVFGRLGDRIGRKNVLVATLLLIGVATVLIGVLPSYGTIGVIAPTILVLLRFAQGVGVGGEWGGAVLLSSEFGDPRKRGFWASAAQIGVPVGNLMANGVLALVAALLTEDAFRDWGWRIGFLLSAVLVVFGLLIRLRLEETPVFQAIAERAEQPKAPISEVLRGHPRALLAAALSRICPDVLYSLLTVFLASYATKELDFPTSHVLTAVLTGSAVQVFVMPLAGSLTDRFNRRLVYGIGAALTAAWVPVLFLMIQSGSRVLLTVGVVVGMSLHALMYGPQAAFITEQFPARLRYAGSSLAYTFAGVVGGGMAPLIFTVLFRWTDSWVIIAAYVAVAAVATVAGMVIGRDPAPEEELELLADAPDGVDVPH
- a CDS encoding GntR family transcriptional regulator, which translates into the protein MSTGRQRGHAATEATDDLRRAIVEGALRPGDPLREERLAAELGVSRNTLREAMRTLAHEGLIVHEANRGARVTAPTRASVRDIYLVRRTVEPPALRAAGPEHPGTVRMRDAVATAQAAARRGDWQAVGTADLEFHRAIVGLSDSPRLDAVLDSILAELRLAFGAIADPEFLHAPFLDDNVTILETFLGGRGDEAATLLEEYLLRSEETLFGAQPVSKITS
- a CDS encoding 3-hydroxyacyl-CoA dehydrogenase family protein, whose amino-acid sequence is MPLPFTFDDVRRRPVAVVGAGTLGRRIALMFATRGGDVRVHDPNPDQARAAVDYVADTLPEILARRGSGEAGRAIAADDLAAALDGAWLVVEAVPERLDIKIPLWGEIARAAPFDAILTTNSSSYASRLMSENIRDRTRFCNLHFYMPPAANAADVMSDGETAREVIDTLLTVLPEFDVHPFEARRESTGFIFNRVWAAIKRESLAVVAEGVARPEDVDGMFRLNWHMPAGPFQMMDRVGLDVVLDIEDHYAAENPHLPEGPRRLLHEYVDAGRLGVKTGEGFYRYPPASAP
- a CDS encoding LysE family translocator, translating into MLVALLSFAAASTLLVVLPGPDTLVVVRGVVQGGRGAGLRTSLGVLSGLVVWVVAAVLGISAMLKASEYGYTALKVLGAAYLISMGVQSLRAVVRGSALGEEPAPPVESSWRTGGFTAGFLTDMLNPKIGVLFVSLLPGFVPSGYSVTWTTLALGGVYIALTAVYCGVLIAAAGTVTRWMRTPRTRRMLDGVAGVALIGFGAKLVTER
- a CDS encoding AraC family transcriptional regulator, coding for MTAPTVLRTRDVDLARARVADFFCDHRLDPVGRAHAIDMRLRIDTVGSMGLVHLDYGEPVQIRPGPLATFYLVQIPLAGRAVVEHGATRVQSSPHLATVLSPTSPTSMTWQRGNPQLCVRLRRSTVDRELMRRLGREITTPLRFDVGMDLRRPDVASWVRMVRFLGDEALRGASSVGGADCSEYLARGVVNQLLDVQPHNYSAALAAAADGAATLGSRMVTLIDDHLADPLGPGWLAERLRVSVRALREACRSELESTPTAVVKERRLLAARARLLDAMHPGRTVTDVALSVGLTHLGRFAVDYRARFGESPSETATTAV
- a CDS encoding SDR family oxidoreductase produces the protein MTGNLDGRTAIVTGGATLVGHGVVEALHAEGATVIVADIDADGAHAIADRLGDRVTARTTDITDDAQVADLVAGAVREHGGLDIVVNLACTYLDDGADTARADWLTAFDVNVASAVRVAAAARPALAASGHGSVVNFTSISSSVAQTGRWVYPACKAALVQITRSMAMDYAAERIRVNSVSPGWVWSKIMDTVSEHDRAHTDGVAAPFHLTGRVADPIEVGRVVAFLCSDAASVVTGADWAADGGYSAMGPEQAAPAIPLLAPAGTE
- a CDS encoding flavin-containing monooxygenase; its protein translation is MRIAVIGAGFAGVSAAKVLTQFGHDVTVYEKAPDIGGVWSASRRYPGLRTQNNKGTYCLSDLPMPRHYPQWLEGAQVQEYLDAYVDRFGLRDRFRVSTTVISATLSEPDGAPSGDVTADPALRPVIWSVTAEGPEGVSTEDYDYLVGANGIFSAPSIPAWPGRDAFEAAGGRVCAPGDVHALDEVTGRDVLVVGYGKSACDVASAIAPVTASATVIARKLLWKMPRHLGGAVNYKFLMLTRLGEALFEYQRLRGVEAFLHGAGKPVRNSMLASLQAVATKQLKLKQHGLVPDGDFERIARSTVSLVSEGFFEAVQDGSLAVRRDTEITELLVEDGRPAARLSDGSTVPAEVVIAATGWRQDVPFLDADVQARLTDVNGDFELYRFILPHEVPGLAFVGYNSSFFSPLSAEMASLYVAHVLDGAAELPPVPDRREQVSARLHWMRGRTEGHHARGTNLIPFSMHNIDEIIEEMGLRLPRRQRVREWLLPPKPADYRWVTRRLLARRPRPVAPAPRSGAGSRRVA